The segment TTCGGATCCCTCTGTGCAAGTCCATGCCCTGGAACATGACGAAAATGCCCAACCACCTCCACCACAGCACCCAGGCCAACGCAGTCCTGGCTATTGAGCAGTTTGAAGGGCTTCTTGGCACCCAGTGTAGTACAGATTTACTGTTCTTTCTGTGCGCCATGTACGCCCCAATATGCACGATTGACTTCCAACACGACCCTATCAAGCCCTGCAAGTCGGTGTGTGAGCGTGCGAAATGCGGCTGTGAACCTGTGATGAAACGGTATAATCACACCTGGCCAGAGAGCTTGGCCTGCGAGGATCTGCCAGTCTACGACCGGGGAGTCTGTATCTCACCTGAGGCCATTGTAAAAGCAGAAGGACCAGGTAGGATATGGGGGATTATGATGATGAAGATTCCATAGCGTAGTTCTGACATAGGTATTGTGAATAAATACAGGCTAACTCGCATAATAAAGATAAAAGGGAAAAAGTATGACGATGAGAATATCTGTAGTCTATAAAATTCTCTACAGCAGCCGCTTATAAGTAAACTTTATTCCTGTCTGTTACTTAGACAACCCTTACTATCAGGACCCCACAAAATGCTCACCTGGTAAGATGCATGTGGCCCTTGAATGTTCTGTGAATTAAACATGACCATTTATTATGTTACCACTATAAAATGACAAAAAATGGAACTACACTGGCCTATGACATTAGAGGCTACTTGTGAAGATAATACTGTTATTGAGTGAAAATGTTCTCATCATAGTTGGTTTTATTCAGAATCAACTCCTGACTTTCCAAGTGATTCTCACAATGTCAACTGTAAAGGAGCCAACAATGGTAAAATAATAATCACATTTTCTTTGCTTCATCAAACATTTGGATACTTTTACATGGAGCTGTTAGTACATACTGCAAATGTATCTTAAAAATTATGTTTGGCTATTGAATTTAGTGCAAAATAATCTGAACAGTATTATATTAGAATACGGTATAGATTTTCACCTCATGTTTTTCATTACATGAATTTCAAGAATGTCATTTTGCTGTTCAAAAACGTGTAGATTTATAGGGCTTTTTCAATCGCAGATGTTCTACAATGTATCACATTATTCATTTATTGTTTCAGATCGTTGCAAGTGCAAGTCAGTTAAACTGGGTCTCAAGACCTACCTAAAGAATAATTACAACTATGGTGAGCTATTACATATTTACAATTTTCTGAATGATTTTCATAGGCATTATTTTTGCAgttcatatttacatttacatttgggaACATATTATAGAATGAGAGTTATGTAGTTACTTAGAAGCTGATTATAACAATGCATGATTTTATCATTGTCCTAAAACTCTGAAGGATGATTTTCTAGACACAGATTACATttctagtcctggactaaaaagcattctCAATGGAATCTCCTCCAAAAGTAGTCTTGGACTAGGCTTAGTTAGTTTCCAGGAAACCGGCCCCATATGTTCAGTCAAACAAGTAGGCTTCAAATGTAAAGTATCCTTTAAAAtaatcaaacaaacaaaaatcaTGTTTAATGTTTTCTTCCCAGTGATTCGTGCAAGGGTGAAGGAGATCAAAAACAGGAATCATGACTTGAGTGCAATCGTGGAGGTCAAAGACATCCTGAAGTCTTCCTTTGTTAACATCCCTCGTGATACCGTCACACTGCACTACAACTCTGGctgtccctgtcctcctctcaccGCCAACGACGAGTACATCATCATGGGTTATGAGAATGAGGAGAGGTCCAGGTATGtcttgagccagtcacattactGGCTCTCTAATAGCAACAATCATTCATGGGATAGTTGACTATTGTAGTTCATACCACATTGTAACTCATGCCacctatagtgccttcagaaagtatttacaccccttggctttttaaaaatgttgttgtgttaaaaagtgggattaaaatgtatttaatttaggTTGAATTTATTTGCATCAAAGTAAAGTGCTaaacaacaaaataaaaaatggtGTGCAGGTATGGTTGGAAGGACAAGTGCTTTATATGAAAACACCAAAAATATATACAATACATAAgcacacaaataaaataaaaacttgttAAAACAAATAACAAAACCTGCTAATCACAAATGTACAAATGAACTGATCAACAatcacaaaaaaaatctaaataaacggtacatgttttatttaaatgtgtgtgtggatgtaaGAGTTGGGCtatatggaggagattactgagtagtttgggtcatcaggctgacccccaatCTTCACTTGAAGTTATTGAGGTTTTGGCAATGTGAAGATAACAATTCCAGAGTATGGTACCTTTGTATCTGATAGAGAATTGACTATGTGGGGTGCGGCAGTGTGGAGGGTGAAGGTTATTGCAGTGTCTTGTGTTTATCTAGATGGATTTCAGAATTAATCATTGAAGGGTTTAGGGGGGTAGAAGTTGCCAGGCACGCTGATTTGAgtgcgtcaagaactgcaacactgatgGAATGTTCACACTTAACAGTGTCCcatatgtatcaagaatggtccaccacccaaaggacatcacaGGTATATGGCAACCGCCTCAAAGAACAATAAATAACACAATATTTACATCTTACAGTTAAATGAGGAAAAGgaatgacacaactgtgggaagcattggagtaaacatgggccagcatccctgtggaattctTGACACATTACGACTACACAGACCCaattaattgaggctgttctgagggcaaaagggggtgcaattcAGTATTAGggatgtgttcctaatgttttgtacccacagtgtatatttggtcttgttcttttaggttattgtcctgctgaaagttgaaTTAGTTTCcctgtgtctgttggaaagcagactgaaccaggttttcctaaaGGCTTTTGCCTGTGTTAAGCTCCATTCTATTTATTTTTATCAAcataaaaaaaactccctagtccttgccaatgacaagcatacccataacatgatgcagcccccaCCCTTCTGGAGAATATAAAGGGAAAatactccctggtctttgtggttgaatctgtgcttaaTTCACTGCTCAACTTGGGGACctttacaattatctgtatgtgtcgggtacagagatggggtagtcattttaaaatcatgttaaaaattattattgcacacagtgtccatgcaacttattatgtgacttgttaagcttATTTCTACTTCTGaatgtatttaggcttgccattagAAAAGGGTTGAACACTATTgaatcaagacatttcagcttttcatttctaattcatttgtaaacatttctaaaaacaaaattccactgacattatggggtattgatcattgtcacaaaatctcaatttaatacattttaaattccgtctgtaacacaacaaaatgtggaacaagtcaaggggtgtgtgtactttctgaaggcactgtacctgtCTGTCATACATGTAGGCTTCTGCTCATCGAAGGCTCCATTGCACAGAAGTGGAAGGACCGTATGGGGAGGAAGGTGAGGCGTTGGGACCAGGTACTGAGGGACCAAAGCCGGGGAAACTCTGGCAGAAGCAATATGCGGAGGACCCGCCACTGATCAACCAAGGCACGTCCCTGTGCAGTGATGacagggttgcaaaattcctctAACTTCCCAGGTTTTCTAGAAATCTTGGTTTGAAGATTTTGGGAATCATGAGgaaataagcaggaaatctgCAGTCGTTAAACCAGGATTtatggaaaacctgggaatttgagGAAAGTTACAGAAATTTTGCAGCCCCAAGGGATGACATATGGGACAACATATGGAGACAAGATAGAAAGAAAAGTGTTTGCAGACAGAAAACTGAGAAATTGCACTATTGCacgtttattttttaaccattgtCACAATTTAGATAAGTCATAGCTGAATTGTAGATCATTTTTTAGTTGTTGCtttgttttgtattatttttgTTTAATTCTTTGTTTTCATAATCTTTTTTTTGCACAAACAACATTTTCATTTAACCGTGCTAAATGTGTGGGTATACAGTTGGAGAATGATTGGGAGCCTTGCATGGGACTTTGCTGGAGGAGTGACaatgactgcatcccaaatggcaccctattactacctacagtaccagttaaaagtcgggacacacctaatcattcaagggtttctttatttttactattttctacattgtagaataatattgaagacatcaaaactatgaaataacacaaatgaaatcatgtagtaacccaaaaagtgataaacaaataaatatatttcatatttgagattcttcaaagtagccatcctttgcctttgacatctttgcacactcttggcattctctcaac is part of the Oncorhynchus gorbuscha isolate QuinsamMale2020 ecotype Even-year linkage group LG09, OgorEven_v1.0, whole genome shotgun sequence genome and harbors:
- the LOC124044037 gene encoding secreted frizzled-related protein 3-like isoform X3, with protein sequence MNMFSHELFVSFLAVTCLFSIPRASSAACEPIRIPLCKSMPWNMTKMPNHLHHSTQANAVLAIEQFEGLLGTQCSTDLLFFLCAMYAPICTIDFQHDPIKPCKSVCERAKCGCEPVMKRYNHTWPESLACEDLPVYDRGVCISPEAIVKAEGPDRCKCKSVKLGLKTYLKNNYNYVIRARVKEIKNRNHDLSAIVEVKDILKSSFVNIPRDTVTLHYNSGCPCPPLTANDEYIIMGYENEERSRLLLIEGSIAQKWKDRMGRKVRRWDQVLRDQSRGNSGRSNMRRTRH
- the LOC124044037 gene encoding secreted frizzled-related protein 3-like isoform X2, coding for MNMFSHELFVSFLAVTCLFSIPRASSAACEPIRIPLCKSMPWNMTKMPNHLHHSTQANAVLAIEQFEGLLGTQCSTDLLFFLCAMYAPICTIDFQHDPIKPCKSVCERAKCGCEPVMKRYNHTWPESLACEDLPVYDRGVCISPEAIVKAEGPESTPDFPSDSHNVNCKGANNDRCKCKSVKLGLKTYLKNNYNYVIRARVKEIKNRNHDLSAIVEVKDILKSSFVNIPRDTVTLHYNSGCPCPPLTANDEYIIMGYENEERSRLLLIEGSIAQKWKDRMGRKVRRWDQVLRDQSRGNSGRSNMRRTRH
- the LOC124044037 gene encoding secreted frizzled-related protein 3-like isoform X1 yields the protein MNMFSHELFVSFLAVTCLFSIPRASSAACEPIRIPLCKSMPWNMTKMPNHLHHSTQANAVLAIEQFEGLLGTQCSTDLLFFLCAMYAPICTIDFQHDPIKPCKSVCERAKCGCEPVMKRYNHTWPESLACEDLPVYDRGVCISPEAIVKAEGPDNPYYQDPTKCSPESTPDFPSDSHNVNCKGANNDRCKCKSVKLGLKTYLKNNYNYVIRARVKEIKNRNHDLSAIVEVKDILKSSFVNIPRDTVTLHYNSGCPCPPLTANDEYIIMGYENEERSRLLLIEGSIAQKWKDRMGRKVRRWDQVLRDQSRGNSGRSNMRRTRH